In Triticum aestivum cultivar Chinese Spring chromosome 5B, IWGSC CS RefSeq v2.1, whole genome shotgun sequence, the following proteins share a genomic window:
- the LOC123110639 gene encoding probable protein phosphatase 2C 2, protein MVAGPEVMHQVVPMLEASFRRCPVRGVEEVVVGVGVSSPPPPPVDSQAQVDLEVPDLVKTPLETLQFVPKIRSGSFADIGPRRYMEDEHIRIDNLSGHLGSLLLCPSPNAFYGVFDGHGGSDAAAYMKRHAMRLFFEDSEFPEGLQEDDFFSESVANSIRKAFLSADLALADDSVISRSSGTTALTALIFGRQLLVANAGDCRAVLCRKGMAMEMSRDHRPTYEAERQRVTECGGYIEDGYLNGVLSVTRALGDWDMKMPQGSQSPLIAEPEFQQTVLTEDDEFLIIGCDGIWDVMTSQQAVTLVRKGLRRHDDPERCARELAMEAKRLQTFDNLTVIVICFASELGGCLRSSEEASSRRIRSCKSLSAEALCNLRRLLESDE, encoded by the exons ATGGTTGCCGGCCCGGAGGTCATGCATCAGGTCGTTCCGATGCTGGAGGCGTCGTTCCGCCGGTGCCCCGTCAGAGGGGTCGAGGAGGTCgtcgtcggggtcggggtgtcgtcgccgccgccgccgccggtcgatTCGCAAGCGCAGGTCGACCTCGAGGTGCCCGATCTG GTTAAGACGCCTTTGGAGACGCTACAGTTTGTCCCCAAGATTAGATCTGGGAGCTTCGCTGATATTGGACCTAGGCGGTACATGGAAGATGAGCATATCAGAATTGATAATCTTTCTGGTCATCTTGGCTCGCTGTTGCTGTGCCCGTCCCCTAATGCCTTCTATGGG GTTTTTGATGGCCATGGAGGTTCAGATGCAGCAGCCTACATGAAAAGGCATGCCATGAGGTTGTTCTTTGAGGATTCAGAGTTCCCAGAAGGGTTACAAGAagatgattttttttctgaatcTGTTGCGAACTCAATCCGCAAAGCGTTCTTGAGTGCCGACCTTGCTCTTGCAGACGATTCAGTCATCAGCCGATCGTCGGGAACCACAGCTCTTACAGCTTTGATCTTTGGAAG GCAGTTGTTGGTTGCAAATGCTGGGGATTGCCGAGCAGTTCTATGCAGGAAAGGCATGGCTATGGAGATGTCCCGTGATCACAGGCCAACATATGAAGCAGAGCGCCAAAGGGTCACTGAGTGTGGGGGATACATTGAAGATGGCTACCTCAACGGAGTATTGTCGGTTACTCGTGCTCTAGGGGATTGGGACATGAAAATGCCTCAAGGCTCGCAGTCACCTCTGATCGCCGAGCCAGAGTTCCAGCAGACCGTCCTCACGGAGGATGACGAGTTCCTCATCATAGGCTGCGACGGGATATGGGACGTCATGACCAGCCAGCAGGCGGTGACCCTGGTCCGGAAGGGGCTCCGACGGCACGATGACCCCGAGAGGTGCGCGAGGGAGCTCGCCATGGAGGCGAAGAGGCTCCAGACCTTTGACAACCTCACGGTGATCGTCATTTGCTTTGCCTCGGAGCTTGGCGGGTGCCTGCGGTCTTCGGAGGAGGCGTCATCGAGGAGGATAAGATCTTGCAAGAGCCTGTCTGCTGAGGCCCTTTGCAACCTGAGGAGACTGCTGGAGTCTGATGAGTAG